In one window of Drosophila innubila isolate TH190305 chromosome 2L unlocalized genomic scaffold, UK_Dinn_1.0 4_B_2L, whole genome shotgun sequence DNA:
- the LOC117781068 gene encoding uncharacterized protein LOC117781068, producing the protein MYGQYSHRNILQKYKTLKTTEGGIGMKSQKTEELNQPEVKPIAEVVPDNIKISARVAPNQLTEVTMGNVSSDANNLNQIPSNHSTQYKQNNQGSGNAFGQIREQHIFFPLPKDAVILEEPRIYHSITVDLEELLSPQSFAKFLILLIYIMDCNYRKKISLSQSIRLFGKFLPSWIYYILCVNIVFIIFLVLYLVRVCIPFNKPKSESYWEGLMRQLVSMLKTMRL; encoded by the exons ATGTATGGACAATATTCACATAGAAATATATTACAGAAATACAAGACACTGAAGACAACCGAGGGTGGGATTGGCATGAAGTCACAAAAAACTGAGGAATTGAACCAACCTGAAGTAAAACCAATAGCTGAGGTGGTTCCCGATAACATTAAAATATCAGCTCGTGTTGCACCGAACCAATTAACTGAAGTGACGATGGGAAATGTATCGTCG gatgcaaataatttaaaccaGATACCCAGTAATCACAGCACTCAATACAAACAGAATAACCAGGGATCCGGGAATGCTTTTGGTCAAATTCGAGAGCAGCACATATTCTTTCCATTACCAAAAGACGCTGTAATATTAGAGGAACCAAGAATCTATCATTCTATTACAGTTGATCTAGAGGAACTTTTGTCGCCGCAGAGTTTTGCTAAATTCCTTATACTACTGATATATATAATGGATTGTAATTATAGAAAGAAAATAAGCCTGTCCCAAAGTATCCGACTTTTTGGCAAATTCTTACCCAGTTGGATATATTACATTCTGTGCGTTAACATTGTCTTCATTATATTTCTGGTTTTGTATTTGGTACGAGTATGTATTCCATTTAATAAACCAAAGTCGGAATCTTATTGGGAAGGACTTATGCGACAACTAGTTTCAATGCTGAAAACTATGCggctttga
- the LOC117780123 gene encoding extensin-2 — translation MPPNDRCGGPPRRGPIINVQIAPRWPRRHHHSNVVVVQAPPPRPAPVVVVQAPPPPRPAPVVVVQQPPPPYYPPQSNGHYHNPPGY, via the coding sequence ATGCCACCAAATGATCGTTGCGGTGGGCCACCACGTCGTGGACCAATTATCAATGTGCAGATTGCACCACGTTGGCCCAGACGTCATCATCATtcgaatgttgttgttgtccaggCACCACCACCAAGACCGgcacctgttgttgttgtccaggCTCCACCACCACCGCGTCCAGCACCTGTAGTAGTTGTTCAACAGCCACCACCACCCTACTATCCACCACAGTCAAATGGTCACTACCACAACCCACCTGGCTACTAG
- the LOC117780409 gene encoding uncharacterized protein LOC117780409: MRVYYEDSYRYGHHHHHHRPNIEIDVFSGYGGSYYPPAIARPEVVVVNQPVNYMPLPGGQMMMPQPQTQPQPYGAMGMANSTGYYQQQQGYQYQQYQHINNPPYPRW; encoded by the exons ATGCGGGTATACTATGAAGATTCATATCGCTatggtcatcatcatcaccatcatcgcCCAA ATATCGAGATTGATGTTTTCTCCGGCTATGGTGGGTCATATTATCCGCCGGCGATTGCTCGGCCCGAAGTCGTCGTCGTGAATCAACCGGTCAATTATATGCCGCTGCCTGGTGGACAAATGATGATGCCACAACCTCAAACTCAACCTCAACCATATGGTGCAATGGGCATGGCCAACTCAACGGGTTActatcaacagcaacagggcTATCAGTATCAACAATATCAGCATATTAACAATCCACCCTATCCACGTTGGTAG
- the LOC117780177 gene encoding uncharacterized protein LOC117780177: protein MSYYDDERRHHHHHHHHGRPIVEVDIVPPRIPRPIVEIDVGSRYPSYRPEVVEVVTPAAVYQPPPQRPIVEVDVVRPSRPLIEFNIGGRRPPREEVIIVQEQPRW, encoded by the coding sequence ATGTCATACTACGACGACGAACGccgccatcatcatcatcatcatcaccatggACGTCCCATTGTGGAGGTGGACATAGTTCCACCAAGAATTCCGCGTCCTATTGTAGAGATTGACGTTGGCTCTCGCTATCCCTCCTACCGACCGGAAGTGGTTGAGGTGGTCACACCAGCAGCTGTCTACCAGCCCCCACCACAACGCCCCATCGTCGAGGTAGATGTGGTGCGACCCAGCCGACCACTCATCGAGTTCAACATTGGCGGACGTCGTCCACCTCGCGAGGAGGTCATCATTGTACAAGAGCAGCCTAGGTGGTGA